In Vigna radiata var. radiata cultivar VC1973A chromosome 3, Vradiata_ver6, whole genome shotgun sequence, the following proteins share a genomic window:
- the LOC106756797 gene encoding zinc finger CCCH domain-containing protein 14-like, with product MDTRKRGRLELGFNSNGGFKKSKQEMESLSTGVGSKSKPCTKFFSTSGCPFGEGCHFLHYVPGGYNAVAHIMNLTPAAPPASRNVAALPPVPNGSAPPAVKTRICNKFNTAEGCKFGDKCHFAHGEWELGKQIAPSFDDHRALGPTAAGRFGGRMEPSPGPATSFGSHATAKISVEASLAGAIIGKGGVNSKQICRQTGAKLSIREHESDPNIRNIELEGNFEQIKEASNMVKDLLLTLQMSASKANSGVPGAPIREHGSNFKTKLCENXSKGSCTFGERCHFAHGASELRKSV from the exons ATGGATACTCGAAAGAGGGGAAGGCTCGAACTCGGTTTCAACTCCAATGGTGGATTTAAGAAATCCAAGCAAG AAATGGAGTCCTTATCAACTGGTGTAGGAAGCAAATCAAAGCCTTGTACCAAGTTTTTCAG CACTTCTGGTTGTCCGTTTGGTGAGGGATGCCACTTCCTGCATTACGTTCCTGGTGGCTATAATGCTGTTGCCCATATAATGAATCTAACACCTGCAGCACCTCCAGCATCAAGAAATGTGGCAGCTCTGCCACCTGTACCAAATGGGTCTGCACCACCTGCTGTAAAGACCCGCATATGCAACAAATTTAATACTGCTGAAGGTTGCAAATTTGGTGACAAATGCCACTTTGCCCATGGTGAATGGGAACTTGGGAAGCAAATTGCTCCATCATTTGATGACCATCGAGCGTTGGGACCGACTGCAGCAGGTCGTTTTGGTGGTCGAATGGAGCCTTCTCCTGGTCCTGCTACAAGTTTTGGTTCCCATGCCACTGCCAAGATAAGCGTAGAAGCATCCCTGGCTGGTGCAATCATTGGGAAGGGTGGTGTGAACTCAAAACAGATATGCCGCCAAACTGGAGCCAAACTTTCGATCAGGGAGCATGAATCGGATCCTAATATTAGAAACATTGAACTAGAGGGAAATTTTGAGCAAATCAAGGAAGCTAGTAATATGGTGAAGGATTTGCTACTGACCCTGCAAATGTCTGCATCAAAAGCTAACTCAGGTGTTCCTGGTGCACCTATTCGAGAGCACGGAAGCAATTTTAAGACGAAGCTGTGCGAGAATTTNTCCAAAGGGTCTTGCACATTTGGAGAGAGATGCCACTTTGCTCATGGAGCTTCCGAATTGCGTAAATCAGTATGA